AATAATATCTAAAGGATTAGGGTGTAATTATCTGATAAACACGTAAGCAGCAAGGAGGAAGTATATGGATTTATTAATTAAAAATGGAACACTTATCAACTCAAAAGAGAATAGTAGAGCAGATATTGCAGTAGAAAATGGCAAAATCACAGCTATTGGAAAAGATCTGCAGGCGAAAGAAAAGACAGAAATTGTAGACGCAGCTGGTAAACTGGTATTGCCGGGAGCAATTGATGTTCATACGCATCTTGCCATGCCTTTTGGAGGCACAATATCAGCAGATGGTTATTTTTCCGGTACCAGAGCGGCAGCCTGTGGCGGGACAACTACGGTATTTGATTTTGCATTGCAGGATTTCAATGAAAATCTGGTGGATACAGTAAAAAGAAGGGACGCTCTGGCAGCCCCTGAAGCGGCGGTTGATTATGCCTTTCACGTAGGTGTTAAAGATGTACATGGTGATTTACTGAATTCCATGACCGAAGCGGTTGCATATGGAGTTCCTTCCTTTAAAGTATTTATGGTGTATGATTTTGGTGTTACAGATGGTGTGTTTTATCAGATACTTGAAAAGGCAAAAGAATGTGGAGCACTAATTAGCGTTCATGCAGAAAATAAAGAAATCATAAATGTGCTTACAGAGCGTTACTTATCTCAAGGAAAAACCAGTGCATGGTATCATTATAAGTCCAGGCCGGAATTCGTAGAGGCAGAAGCGGACTATCGTGCTATAAAATGGGCGAAGTCTTTAAATACATCCTTATATATTGTTCATCTTGCTAATAAAGAAGGAGTTGAAATGGTAACTAGAGCTAAAGAGGAAGGGTATGAAATCTATGCGGAAACCTGCCCTCAATACCTGCATTTTACCAAGGAAGTATACAAAAGAGAAGATGGACGTAATTTTGTGTGCTCTCCGCCAATCAAAGGAGCAGAAAGTAAGGATGCACTATGGGAAGCTATCAAAAGAGGAGATATTGATACAATCGCTACAGACCATTGTCCGTTCCAAAGCTATGAAAAAGACTGGGGAAAAGATGATTTTACCAAGATTCCCAATGGCTGTGCAGCCATAGAAAATATGTATCCCTATATGCTGGCAGCTGCGAATGCCGGAAAGATTAGTTTCCAAAAAGCGGTAGAGTTATGCTGTGAAAACCCTGCAAGAATATTTGGCTGCCAGGAAAAAGGGTTCTTAAGTGTAGGAAAAGATGCAGATATTGTAATATATGATACCAACAAAGATTTTACCATAACCTGTGAATCCATGCATTCGGATTATGACCACACCATATGGGAAGGGTTAAACCTTCATGGATACCCTGTTCAGACCTATTCCAGAGGCAGATTGGTATACGATAAGGGAGAATTTGTAGGAGAAGCAGGCTGGGGTAAATTAGTCAAACGTGTCCCTCGGGTTACATCTTAAGTTACTGCAAACCTAATAAGGATATAAGATTCATGAAGTCTAAATTATGAATTCATAAGATAGGAGATGACAGATATGCCGGTAAACCAATTGTATGCAGATATATTTTTAACACAAGAGTCAGCCAGGTGCCTTTTATGCCACGCACCGGCGTGTACAAGTGCCTGTAGTGAAAAACTTGATCCGGCAGGCTTTATCCGTGCCGTTAGATTTGAAAATAAGCAAAACAGTTATAGGCACATAAAAACTTCTGCTTGTGAAAGCTGTGATGCACCTTGTGAAAAAGCCTGTATTCACTACGATTTTTCCATCCGTATACGGGAAATGGCACAGTTAGCACGAACGCGAGAAACAAAAGCAAAAGAGGCAGATCTTTCCATTGATTTTTGTGGTATCCCCTGTGAGAATCCTTTTTTCTTATCTTCGTCTGTAGTTGCCAGTAATTACGAAATGTGTGCAAATGCTCTACGAGCAGGCTGGGGTGGTATTGTATTTAAAACCATAGGTTTTTTACAACCAAAAGAAGTATCTCCAAGGTTTGATGCTACAAAGAAGGAAGGCACCCCTTTCGTTGGCTTTCGAAATCTGGAACAGATTGCAGAACATGCATTGGAGGAAAATCTTTTTTATTTAAAGAAATTAAAGGAAGACTTTCCGACTAAAATAATAGTAGCATCCATAATGGGTCAGACCGATGAGGAATGGACGGAGCTTGCTAAGAGGGTAACAGATACGGGGGTTGATATGATTGAATGTAACTTTTCCTGTCCTCACATGTCTGCCCATGGTCTTGGTGCGGATGTTGGTCAGACTCCGGAGTTAGTAAAACATTATACGGAACTTACAAAAAAAGGTACCCATCTGCCTGTACTGGCTAAAATGACTCCTAATATCGGACATATGGA
The nucleotide sequence above comes from Anaerocolumna cellulosilytica. Encoded proteins:
- the hydA gene encoding dihydropyrimidinase, with the protein product MDLLIKNGTLINSKENSRADIAVENGKITAIGKDLQAKEKTEIVDAAGKLVLPGAIDVHTHLAMPFGGTISADGYFSGTRAAACGGTTTVFDFALQDFNENLVDTVKRRDALAAPEAAVDYAFHVGVKDVHGDLLNSMTEAVAYGVPSFKVFMVYDFGVTDGVFYQILEKAKECGALISVHAENKEIINVLTERYLSQGKTSAWYHYKSRPEFVEAEADYRAIKWAKSLNTSLYIVHLANKEGVEMVTRAKEEGYEIYAETCPQYLHFTKEVYKREDGRNFVCSPPIKGAESKDALWEAIKRGDIDTIATDHCPFQSYEKDWGKDDFTKIPNGCAAIENMYPYMLAAANAGKISFQKAVELCCENPARIFGCQEKGFLSVGKDADIVIYDTNKDFTITCESMHSDYDHTIWEGLNLHGYPVQTYSRGRLVYDKGEFVGEAGWGKLVKRVPRVTS
- the preA gene encoding NAD-dependent dihydropyrimidine dehydrogenase subunit PreA, translated to MPVNQLYADIFLTQESARCLLCHAPACTSACSEKLDPAGFIRAVRFENKQNSYRHIKTSACESCDAPCEKACIHYDFSIRIREMAQLARTRETKAKEADLSIDFCGIPCENPFFLSSSVVASNYEMCANALRAGWGGIVFKTIGFLQPKEVSPRFDATKKEGTPFVGFRNLEQIAEHALEENLFYLKKLKEDFPTKIIVASIMGQTDEEWTELAKRVTDTGVDMIECNFSCPHMSAHGLGADVGQTPELVKHYTELTKKGTHLPVLAKMTPNIGHMEIPAIAAMEGGADGIAAINTIKSISGLELGKMAPPPHIDGKSAVSGYSGKAVKPIALRFIHDIAKHERLKGVPISGMGGIETWYDAAEFIALGCENIQITTAVMQYGYRIIDDLISGLKNYMAENGYKNLKEFAGSALSNLVNADKLDRDTVVYPVIDKEKCIGCGRCYISCADAGHQAIRYNEETKKTQVLAKDCVGCHLCLLVCPCTAISTGKRVRKPAHMTV